The genomic region GATCGACGACCTGCTGCCGCTCGTCAATGACCCATCGGACCCTCTCGGCACACTCGACCTGACGACCCACAGCGTCCCGCTCACCGAGGCGCCACAGGCCTACGAGACGTTCCAGAAGAAGTCCGACGGCTGCATCAAGGTCGTCCTCAAGCCCTGACGCGGGATGGTCGGGTGAGCTGCTCGGGCTCGCCCGACCGCGGTGGGGTGGTGGGAACAAGATCCGCCGATGGTGCAAGAAGCGCGCGGCCCGTTCGTGGGGTAGGTGATCGCCCCGGAGGACCGGGGCCGACACCGACGGAGACCTCCATGACAACCACCACCCGCAACCACCGGATCCCCACCCGCGCCGGGACCGTCTCGACCGCCGCCGCACTGACCGCCGACCGCGTCACCAAGTCGTTGCTCGGGTACGGCGTCATCGCCGGCCCGGTCTACCTCCTCACCTCACTCCTCCAGGCCGCCACCCGCGACGGGTTCGACGTCCGGCGGCACGCCTGGAGCCAACTGTCCCTCGGCGACCGGGGCTGGATTCAGACCACCAACTTCGTGCTCAGCGGCCTCATGGTCATCGCTTTCGCAGCGGGCCTGCGGCGTGCGCTGTCCGGCGGCGCCGCCGTCACCTGGGCCCCCCGGCTGATCGCAGTGTTCGGTCTGAGCCTGGTCACGGCCGGGGTCTTCCGGGTCGACCCGGCAGCCGGCTTCCCGGTCGGCACACCACAGACCGGTGTGATGAGCACCAGTGCTCTGGTGCACTTCGCGGCTGGTGGTGTGGGTTTCACCGCCCTGGCCGTCGCCCTGCTCGTGTTGGCCGGCCGGCTGTCCGGCGAGGGCTTCGAGGGACTCGCCCTCGCCTGCCGCATCGTTGCTCCGCTGTTCCTGCTGACGTTCGTCGGGATGGCCTCGGGTCTGCTCGGCGCCGCCGGCATCCCCGCCTTCACCCTCGGTGTGGTCGGCGTGCTGATCCTGCTCAGTGCGCTGGCCGTGCATCGATACCGGCAGATGCCGGACACCGCGGGACGCTGAGCGGGCCCCGCACTGCTGGACCCACCGCACGCGATTCACGACGATCACCCGAGCACCATCCATCGGAAGGAAAACCCATGCGCCACCTCGTCCTGCTCGAAGGCACCGCCCCCGCCACCCCGCCACCCACCGAGCTGATGGCCGGCATCATGCAACTCGGCGAGGAGGCCACCCGCGCCGGCGTCCTGCTGGACAACGCCGGCCTGGCCCCGAGCGCTGCCGGCTCCAGGCTCGCCGTCGACAGCTCCGGTCTCACCGTCACCGACGGCCCGTTCGCCGAGTCGAAGGAGATGATCAGCTACGCCGTCTACGAGACCAGCACGAAACAGGAAGCGGTGGAGTGGACCTCCCGTTTCCTGCGGCTACATCTCGACCTCTGGCCCGGTTGGGTCGGTGAAGCCCGGGTACTCAAGGTCTTCGGTTCGGAGGACATGCCGTCGTCGGACACCCACGGCTCGCCACAGTCCTGACCGCTCACGCCGCCGATGTCTGTGGGTCTGCATGATGGATCGATGACGACCCCGACCCACGACCCACCCGCCGGAAGGGTCGAGGCGGTCTGGCGGATCGAGGCGGCACGACTGGTGGCCGGCCTCGCCCGCATCACCGGCGATCTCGGCACGGCCGAGGATCTCGCCCAGGATGCGCTGGTCGCGGCGTTGGAGCACTGGCCGACCTCCGGTGTCCCACCCAACCCGGGTGGTTGGCTGATGACGACGGCGAAGAACCGTGCCGTCGACGGGTTTCGACGGGACGCACGCCACCGTGCTGCTGTCGAGACGATCGGCCGCGGGACCCCTGGTGCCATCGACGACCAGGACGCCGTGGACGATGCGCTCGACGATCCGATCGGCGACGACGTACTGCGACTGCTGTTCACCGCCTGCCATCCGGTGCTGACCCGCGAGTACCGGGTGGCCCTGACCTTGCGCTGCCTGACCGGTCTGCGCACCGATGAGATCGGCAGGGCCTTCCTCATCCCGGAGTCCGTTGCCGGGCAGCGGATCTCCCGGGCGAAGAAGACGTTGCGGGACAAGGGTGTTCGGTTCGAGATGCCCGGGGGCGAGGAGATTTCCACCCGTCTGGCCACCGTGCTGGAGGTCATCTATCTCGTCTTCAACGAGGGCTACAGCGCCACCGCGGGCGACGACTGGATGCGTCCCGCACTGAGCATCGAGGCGCTCCGGTTGGCCCGTCTGACCGCGGCACTGATGCCCTCGGAGGCCGAAGCCCACGGGTTGACCGCACTGCTCGAGCTGACCCAGTCGAGAGCGTCCGCCAGAACAGGACCGGACGGCCGCCCGGTGCTGCTGCAGCACCAGGACCGCCGACGCTGGGACCCGCTGCTGATCCGTCGCGGTCTCTCGGCGCTCGCCGAGGCTCACGGTTGCCACGGTCCGTTCGGCAGGTACACCCTGCAGGCCGAGATCGCCGCCGCACATACGACAGCGCTGACCGCGGACGAGACGGACTGGCCGCGGATCGCTGCACTGTACGACGCACTCGCAGTGGTCTGGCCGACGCCTGTCGTCCAACTCAACCGCGCGATGGCGCACGGTCGCGCCGTCGGGCCGGACGCCGGGCTGGCGCTGCTCGACACCGTGGACACAGCCGCGCTCCAGGGCTATCCACAACTGCCGGGTGTCCGCGGCGAGCTGCTCGACCTGGCGGGCCGGCGGGACCAAGCGGCCGCTGCGTTCGACCAGGCCGCCGCCCTGACCCGCAATGTGCAGGAGCGGGAGCTGTTCGCAGGGCGCGCCGCGGAGATCCGCGCACAGCGGCCGCCAGTTCCGGCGGTGAAATCGGGTCCCGATCCATGACACCTCGGTCCTAGCCGACCGCCGGCTTCTGCGCCGCCCCGGACGTTCCGTCCGAACCGCCGCTGCCCTGTCGGGCGAAGAACGAGATCTGACCGTTGGCCTCGAGCACCGCCAGTCGGATTCCGGTCAGGGCCTCGAATCCCTGCTGACGCGCCGCGGCCTTGAGATCGTCGATGGACAGTTGTTCCCGCCGCAGCACTGCGGGGTCGGTGGCGCCGTTCTCCAAGACCACCACCGGTACGCCGTGGGTGATCTTCCTGATCCCCGGCCAACGCGCGTTCGCCCATGACAGTCCCATCGTCAGCACGGTGAACACCGAGATCGCCAGGATGCCGGCGGTGACCGAGTAGTCCTGCTGCGTGACCGCCTGCTGGACCATGTCGCCCATGGTGATGAACAGGATCAACTGGAAGGTGCTCAACTCGCCGACGGTCGAGCGACCGACCAGCCGGGTGATCATCCACAGGAACAGATAGATGACGGCGGCACGGACGACGATCTCCATCAGGGGCCTCTATTCGGTTCAGCAGTCGGTCAGGGAAACAGCGCGGTCCGGAACTCGACCTGCACCAGCCGCTCGGTGCCGTCGAGGACGGCGACCGTGCCGCGGGCGCCCTGCTGCGCGGCGGGCTGCACGTACGCGTCGAAGTCGACGACGAAGGTGTCACCCTCAGGCGGTGCGTCGAAGGTGAGCAGGACGTCATCGCCGAGGGACGTGCTTGCGGACGCATCGGGATAGAACCCCTGCTGCTCGAACAGCAACAGGTAGTCGCGGTTGATCGCCAGGTCGATCTCGTCGGCGAATCCACCGGTGTGCTGGACCGTGATCTGCAACGGGACGTCCAACCCGGCGCGGGCCACCCCTGCGTACTCCACCGTCAGGGTCCACGCGCCCCGGGTCGCCGCGACGGACGTGCTGTGCACACCCAGCAGACCGGTTGCGGCAACGGCCACGACCAACGCGACCAGACCGAGCGTGATCCGACGGAGCACCAGCCCCGGCCGACCGCGGCCGGCGCGCGGGATGTCGGACAGAGTCGACGCAGCTTCATCGGAGGGCGACACGGATCGAGTGTTCTCCGCGCAGGATCGATCGCGCCGACGGCGCGCCGCAGGCAAAAGCACTGCGGCCCAGGAGGGTGCGTCACCGGACCCAGGTCGTCAGTCCCGTTCCGGATGCAGGAACTCGGCCAACACGGCCGCCAAGGCGTCGGGAGCTTCCTCGGCCATGTGATGACCGGACGGGATCCGGACGCCGGTGACGTCATCGGCCCAGCCGTGCCAGATCCGCACGGGGTCCCCGAACAGCTCCTCCAGGTCGTCGTGCTGCGACCAGGCGATCAGGGTCGGCATCCGCAGTCGCCGGCCGGCGAACCGATCGTCGCGTTCGTCCTGCGCGTCGATGCCCAGCCCGGCGCGGTAGTCCTCGAGCATGGCCCTGACGACCCGGGGATCGCGCGTCGCCGCCCGCCATTCGGCGTAGTTCTGCTCACCCATCACGGCTGGATCTCCGCGGTACCAGGCATCCGGGTCGGCACTGATGACCCGCTCCGGCACATCGGGTTGGGCGAAGAAGAACCAGTGCCACCACCGGGTGGCGAACTGTGTGGTGATGCGTTCGAGGTGCTCGATGATGGGAATGCAGTCCAGCAACGCCACCCTGGTCACCACCGCGGGCGCATCGAGCGCCATCCGGAAGGCGACATAGCTTCCCCGATCGTGTCCGACCACGGCAAAAGTACTGTGCCCCAACTGATCCATCGCAGCCCGCAGATCACCCGCAACCACCCGTTTGGAGTGCGCAGAATGATCGGGGGTCGGTTCCGGACCGATCGACCTGCCGTACCCGCGCAGATCCGCGCAGACCACAGTGTGTCCAGCGGCCACCAGTTGCGGCGCGACCCGGTGCCAGGTCCCCGAGGTCCTGGGGTGTCCGTGCACCAGCAGCACCGCGGGGCCCTCACCCGCGCTCCTGGTGAAGATCCGGGCCTCGCCGACATCGATCAGACGCTCGGTGAAACCCTCGAAGTACCCTCGGTCCGCATGACCAGCGGCCAGCGCGTCGTTCATCATGGCGTGATCATGCACTCGTGGGGAGGTGGCGGATGAACTCGGACCAGGTGCTGACCGCCCGCGCGCTCAACCGCGCCTATCTCGCGCGACAGGGACTGCTCGAGCGGGTCCTGGTCGATCCGGTGACGCTCGTCCGGCGGTTGATCGCAGTGCAGGGGCAGGCGACCCACCCGCCCTACACGGCGCTGTGGAGCCGGATCCAGGACATCAGCACCCGCGACATCGACACCGCGTTCACGGACGGCCGACTGGTGCGGCTCGCGCTGTTCCGCTCGACGATCCACGTGATCGCCGGCGACGAGGTGCACCCACTGAGGACCCTCACCGTGCCGTTGCTGGAGAGGGACTTCCCGCCGCACATGAGAGCGGCGATGGCCGAGGTCGACAGGTCTGCGGCGATCGCCCGGATGCGGGCGGTTTCCGAGTCCGGGCCGATCTCCTGGAGCGCACTCGGGCAGGCGGTCCTGTCGGAGTTCCCGGTCGGCGACGCGGCCGGAGAGAGCGACGTCCGGATGCTCTCGCGACTGGCCCGGAACTTCATGCCGATGATCGCCGTCCCGCCGAGCATGCTCTGGGGCGACAACTCCCCCGGCCGGTACCGACCGCATCCCAGCATCGACCACCTGCCGCTGGACGAGGACGAGATCGCTGCTGCCAGAACAGATCTCGCCCGTCGCTACGTCGCCGCCTACGGCCCGACCTCGGCGGCAGCTCTCACCGCGTTCACCGGCGTCAGCGGATGGCCCCGGACGTTCCGCGCGCTCGACGACGAGTTCGTCCATCTCGAGGGCCCCGCCGGCGATCTGGTCGACCTCCCCGACGCGCCCCGTCCCGGCGGCGACATCCCGGTGCCGGTGCGGATGATGGCCGAATGGGACTCGGCGCTGCACTCCCGCACGGACGACGCTCGACTGGTGCCGACCGCGCGGAAACCGTTGGTGTACACCAAGAACGGAATCATGCCGGCCACAGTGCTCGTCGATGGACTCGTGGACGGGACGTGGCGGTTCCGCGTCACACCGAAGCGGGCGACGCTGACCGTCGCGCCCACCTCCCGGTGGTCGCAGCGAATCCGCCGGGAGGTGGAGCAGGAGGCGTTGCGCTACCTGGAGTTCGCCGCTCCCAGTGTCCCGGCAGTGGTCCAGATCGACTGACCCACCGCGGCCTGCTGGGAGGAGATCGAGCGAACGGGATCTCGACTCACTCTGTTCGCTCGATCACCGAGTGGATCAGTTGACCTCGTCCGGGTGTCCGGACACCCTGTTGCCGCTCTCGAGGGCATCGATGGCGGCGATCTCGTCCGCGCCGAGAGTCACCGACACGGACGCGAGGTTCTCGGCAATCCGGCCGGCGTTGCTGGACTTCGGGAACACGATGTTCCCCTTGGCCAGGTGCCAGGCGATGACGACCTGAGCGGGGGTCGCGTCATGGGCGGATGCTGCCGCAGTGACTGCTGACTCCTCGAGCAGCGGGTACTTGCCCTGACCGAGCGGGCCCCAGGCCTCGATCTGGATTCCCTTGCTGCGGGCGAACTCCGTGAGATCCGTCGACTGCAGCGCCGGGTGCAGCTCGATCTGGTCGACGGCCGGGACGACGTCGGTCTCGTCCAGCAGCCGGTCCAGGTGCGGTCGCAGGAAGTTGGAGACACCGATGGAGCGCGTCTTTCCTTCCTTCTGCAGTAGCTCCAACGCCTTCCAGGACTCGACGTACTTGTCGCCCGCCGGGGCCGGCCAGTGGATCAGGTACAGATCGACGTGGTCCAGCCCCAGCTTCGTGAGGCTCTCGTCCAGAGCGGCGAAGGCGGACTCGGTGCCCTGGCGGTCGTTCCACAGCTTGGTGGTGATGTACAGCTCGTCGCGGGGGATCCCGGAGGAGGCGATGGCACGGCCGACGCCCTCCTCGTTGCCGTAGATGGCGGCGGTGTCGATGTGTCGGTACCCGGCTTCGAAGGCACTGGTGACGATGCGCTCGGTCTCGTCGGGGTCGACCTTGAACACGCCGAAGCCGAGCTGCGGGATGGTGGTCCCGTCGTTGAGGGTGATGGTGGGTACTGGATGATCTGTCATGTCTCCGGTCTACCAAACGAGCAGCGGGATGCTGCACGCGCATCTGCGTAGCCGGATCGTTACCATTGCGGACGTCGCAGCGACAGACGCTGCTGCAGTTCGTCGACGGATGCCCACCCGCCCGTCCTGGACCGAGCCGAGAGGTGAGCGTGCGCGCGTACACCGTCTCGGCCGTCGGACGCAGTGACATCGGGCTGGTGAAGCCGAACAACGAGGACGCGTTCCACGTCGGATCCGGGCTGGCCGTCGTCGCCGACGGAGTGGGCGGGAGCGCGGCCGGTGAGGTCGCGTCCCGGACGGTCGTCGAGGTGTTCGCCGCCCTCGACCACGTCGATGCCGACGCGGACGTCTACGAGCTGATCACCGGGGCGGTCCGCCGGGCGACCGACTCACTGTTGGACCAGGTGGAGGCCGACCCGAGCCTGGAAGGAATGGGCACGACGGTGACGGCGATGATCTGGTCGGGCACCCGGTTGGTGTTCGCCCAGATCGGCGATTCCCGCGCATACTTCCTGGAGCAGGGCGCCGAGCAGGCCGAGCGGCATCCCGACCTGAGCACGGACCTGATCCAGATCACCAAGGACGACTCCTTCGTCCAGTACCTCGTCGACCAGGGCCTGCTGGCACCGGAGGAAGCCGCTCACCACCCGCGGCGCAACGTGATCCTCAAGGCGCTCAACGGCACCACCGTGTCACCGGCGTACACCACCTTCGCGCCGCGGATCGGCGATCGGTACCTGCTCTGCTCGGACGGCCTGACCGACTACGTCGACATCGACTCGATCTGCGAGACCATCGACGGCACCGACGCCGAGGACGCCGCCGAACGGCTCATCGAGCTCAGCCTGGCGGCCGGCGCCCCCGACAACGTCACGGCGATCATCGCCGACGTCGTTGCCGACCCGAACTCGGCTGACCCGACCTCGGCCCACCTGACGGAGCCCCCGGCCCGGTCGTCGGCAGACGACTCACCCACGATGCGCATCCCGGCCGTCGAGGACACCCGCTCCTGAGTGTCGGGGCCCGAGCCCACGATCGGCGCTCAGCTCGGAGTCGGGTCCTGGGCTGTCGATCCGATCGTGCCCAACCTGCGGAGTCCCGGAGCCGGCCGGTCGTAGAGATAGCCCTGCGCGGACGGACACCCGAGTTCCATCAGCAGATCGGCCTGGTCCTGCCGTTCCACGCCCTCGGCCACCATGGTGAGCCCCAGGTCGTTGCCGAGTGCGATGACGTGCTGGACGACCAACCGGTCGGCGCGGCTCTCCACGATCCTGGCGACGAAGCTCAGGTCCAGCTTGATGGTCTCCACCGGCAGATTCGTCAGGTACTGCAGGCTGGCGTACTGGGTGCCGAAATCGTCGATGACGACATGGAAGCCGGCGTCGACCAGCCTGTTCAGACCGTCGATGGCACCAGGTCCGGCGATCTCGGACTCGGTGATCTCGAGCCGCAGGGCCTCGGCCAACCACCGGTCGTCGCCGACCGCCCGCTGCAGGTCACCGACCAGGTCGCCGGAGTCCAGTTGACGGGCGGAGACGTTGATCGACAGCAGGAAATCGGTCGGCAGCGCGTCACGCGCGGAACGCAGATCGTCGAGCGCGCGGTGCAGGACCCATTGACCGACCCCGATGATCTGCCCGGTGCGCACCGCGATCGGGATGAACTCCGACGGCGGGACCGAACCCAGAGCCGGTGTCTTCAGGCGGAGCAGCGCCTCCGCGCCGATGACCGTTCGGGTGTTCATGTCGACGATTGCCTGGTAATGCAGGTCCAAGCACCGCGAATCGCCCAGCCCGTCCTGGACGGCGCTCTCCCGCACGGCGCGCAGGTCTAGATCGGCGCTGTAGCGCACGACGCGGTTGCCACCCTGGTCCTTCGCCGCCCGCAGCGCCAGGCCCGCCTCCCGCAGCAGTTCGGTGAAGCCCTCGAGGCCGGGTGGTTCCGCGTGACGTGAGGTGACGGTGCCGATGCTGACCGTCATCGCCACGGTGCGGGTCCCGGTCGCCAACGGTTCGGCGAGGGCCACCCTGATCTGTTCTGCGGCCTGCGCGATGAGCAGGGCCGACAGGGGGCCGGGGAGCACGACCGCGAACTCGTCCCCGCCCAGCCGGCCGACGAATGCCGCTGGTGGCACCACGCGTCGGAGGCGGTCGGCGGCTGTGCGGAGGATCAGGTCGCCCACTCGGTGCCCGTCCGCGGTGTTGACGCGACTGAACCCGTCGAGGTCGCACGAGAGCACGGCGCAGCGCGGGTGCTCCAGCGAGGCCACCGCCTCGTGGAGGCCTCTCCGGTTGGCCAGCGAGGTCAGCGGATCGGTGACCGCCAACCGGCTCATCGAATCCGTGGCGGTCGCCCA from Nakamurella sp. A5-74 harbors:
- a CDS encoding DUF998 domain-containing protein, with protein sequence MTTTTRNHRIPTRAGTVSTAAALTADRVTKSLLGYGVIAGPVYLLTSLLQAATRDGFDVRRHAWSQLSLGDRGWIQTTNFVLSGLMVIAFAAGLRRALSGGAAVTWAPRLIAVFGLSLVTAGVFRVDPAAGFPVGTPQTGVMSTSALVHFAAGGVGFTALAVALLVLAGRLSGEGFEGLALACRIVAPLFLLTFVGMASGLLGAAGIPAFTLGVVGVLILLSALAVHRYRQMPDTAGR
- a CDS encoding DUF6596 domain-containing protein; translated protein: MTTPTHDPPAGRVEAVWRIEAARLVAGLARITGDLGTAEDLAQDALVAALEHWPTSGVPPNPGGWLMTTAKNRAVDGFRRDARHRAAVETIGRGTPGAIDDQDAVDDALDDPIGDDVLRLLFTACHPVLTREYRVALTLRCLTGLRTDEIGRAFLIPESVAGQRISRAKKTLRDKGVRFEMPGGEEISTRLATVLEVIYLVFNEGYSATAGDDWMRPALSIEALRLARLTAALMPSEAEAHGLTALLELTQSRASARTGPDGRPVLLQHQDRRRWDPLLIRRGLSALAEAHGCHGPFGRYTLQAEIAAAHTTALTADETDWPRIAALYDALAVVWPTPVVQLNRAMAHGRAVGPDAGLALLDTVDTAALQGYPQLPGVRGELLDLAGRRDQAAAAFDQAAALTRNVQERELFAGRAAEIRAQRPPVPAVKSGPDP
- a CDS encoding YetF domain-containing protein; the protein is MEIVVRAAVIYLFLWMITRLVGRSTVGELSTFQLILFITMGDMVQQAVTQQDYSVTAGILAISVFTVLTMGLSWANARWPGIRKITHGVPVVVLENGATDPAVLRREQLSIDDLKAAARQQGFEALTGIRLAVLEANGQISFFARQGSGGSDGTSGAAQKPAVG
- a CDS encoding alpha/beta hydrolase, giving the protein MMNDALAAGHADRGYFEGFTERLIDVGEARIFTRSAGEGPAVLLVHGHPRTSGTWHRVAPQLVAAGHTVVCADLRGYGRSIGPEPTPDHSAHSKRVVAGDLRAAMDQLGHSTFAVVGHDRGSYVAFRMALDAPAVVTRVALLDCIPIIEHLERITTQFATRWWHWFFFAQPDVPERVISADPDAWYRGDPAVMGEQNYAEWRAATRDPRVVRAMLEDYRAGLGIDAQDERDDRFAGRRLRMPTLIAWSQHDDLEELFGDPVRIWHGWADDVTGVRIPSGHHMAEEAPDALAAVLAEFLHPERD
- a CDS encoding winged helix DNA-binding domain-containing protein; this encodes MNSDQVLTARALNRAYLARQGLLERVLVDPVTLVRRLIAVQGQATHPPYTALWSRIQDISTRDIDTAFTDGRLVRLALFRSTIHVIAGDEVHPLRTLTVPLLERDFPPHMRAAMAEVDRSAAIARMRAVSESGPISWSALGQAVLSEFPVGDAAGESDVRMLSRLARNFMPMIAVPPSMLWGDNSPGRYRPHPSIDHLPLDEDEIAAARTDLARRYVAAYGPTSAAALTAFTGVSGWPRTFRALDDEFVHLEGPAGDLVDLPDAPRPGGDIPVPVRMMAEWDSALHSRTDDARLVPTARKPLVYTKNGIMPATVLVDGLVDGTWRFRVTPKRATLTVAPTSRWSQRIRREVEQEALRYLEFAAPSVPAVVQID
- a CDS encoding aldo/keto reductase, translating into MTDHPVPTITLNDGTTIPQLGFGVFKVDPDETERIVTSAFEAGYRHIDTAAIYGNEEGVGRAIASSGIPRDELYITTKLWNDRQGTESAFAALDESLTKLGLDHVDLYLIHWPAPAGDKYVESWKALELLQKEGKTRSIGVSNFLRPHLDRLLDETDVVPAVDQIELHPALQSTDLTEFARSKGIQIEAWGPLGQGKYPLLEESAVTAAASAHDATPAQVVIAWHLAKGNIVFPKSSNAGRIAENLASVSVTLGADEIAAIDALESGNRVSGHPDEVN
- a CDS encoding protein phosphatase 2C domain-containing protein — its product is MSVRAYTVSAVGRSDIGLVKPNNEDAFHVGSGLAVVADGVGGSAAGEVASRTVVEVFAALDHVDADADVYELITGAVRRATDSLLDQVEADPSLEGMGTTVTAMIWSGTRLVFAQIGDSRAYFLEQGAEQAERHPDLSTDLIQITKDDSFVQYLVDQGLLAPEEAAHHPRRNVILKALNGTTVSPAYTTFAPRIGDRYLLCSDGLTDYVDIDSICETIDGTDAEDAAERLIELSLAAGAPDNVTAIIADVVADPNSADPTSAHLTEPPARSSADDSPTMRIPAVEDTRS
- a CDS encoding EAL domain-containing protein, producing the protein MARVGPAVTPGNLPGAQRVLAAVVSGPGGRIVEPGAHADHAGAHHRAARPGGQPRTWRWAAVAVAGASVVGYAGHIVLAAGEPAAVATHRYLWIWLITGVLTMALILMGIWVHRPRRAWPWLLTAATVGLFTSWPARALGTGVPSADFTAFVVAGCALLLGASGVAMVYARGHPFTLASALDSAVIGIGYLGLQLHSRTLPAFAQYGDLDAWLYGIVTPIGMAISLVSVAHLQFHRPAHSRSFRYLLVGYLFAAAPITVSGLGVVSEPILVLALSTVPFVLLLGAAAVDPSMVDLTEPGRCPTDEFGGGWRFVVMVAATALPCIGALILPPDSAPQAWVVAAIQVMVIVLVVLRSRLAVRWWATATDSMSRLAVTDPLTSLANRRGLHEAVASLEHPRCAVLSCDLDGFSRVNTADGHRVGDLILRTAADRLRRVVPPAAFVGRLGGDEFAVVLPGPLSALLIAQAAEQIRVALAEPLATGTRTVAMTVSIGTVTSRHAEPPGLEGFTELLREAGLALRAAKDQGGNRVVRYSADLDLRAVRESAVQDGLGDSRCLDLHYQAIVDMNTRTVIGAEALLRLKTPALGSVPPSEFIPIAVRTGQIIGVGQWVLHRALDDLRSARDALPTDFLLSINVSARQLDSGDLVGDLQRAVGDDRWLAEALRLEITESEIAGPGAIDGLNRLVDAGFHVVIDDFGTQYASLQYLTNLPVETIKLDLSFVARIVESRADRLVVQHVIALGNDLGLTMVAEGVERQDQADLLMELGCPSAQGYLYDRPAPGLRRLGTIGSTAQDPTPS